Sequence from the [Clostridium] scindens genome:
CCAACCGCTTCATCCGTATTTGGATAAACATATTTGACAGACGGATCCTCGCCTAAAGTAATGGTTCCTTTTTCTTGCAGTTCTGCTTTCTGAGACTCTGTCAGTTCCGGATAACTTGGCTTTCCCGTATCTGTAGCGGTCTTTTGATCAAGTTCTAGAATCTTGAGCGTATCTGCCAGTTCATCAGCAAATCCTTCTGGTTTAATGGAGTCTCCTTTATATACTGTAATCTCCTTATCTTCCATATCCAAGGAAAGAAGTCGTACATTGACGGATGGCTGCGGGAATAATTTTGTCGAATCCTCGCTTATATAGATTCCGGATGCTGCGCCATTCGTAGGTACCATATTGCCGCCAATAAAGTCATCCTTTGCCTTCACCTGAAAACTAGCGCTCCATGGCTGATTGTCAGGATCTGTTGACTCCGCATTTCCGATCACGGCTGCATCCTTTGTCCAGGTGATGGTAGTCGTGCCATCTTGATTCACTTTTACCGTCACGCCGTCCATTGCCTCCAGTTTCTTATTGGACTCCTCCGTCAATTCGAAGCGCGCATCGATCACGTCAACGATCTTTTCTGGACTGATCTTATAAAAATCTCCAATCTGGCCGGCAATATCTTCAAATATCTTTGTCAGGCCATCGGTGTTATCCGTCGTATAAGCGTAGGTTCTGTCACCCTCTGGGCTCGATGCCAGGTAATTCTTAAGAAAGTCCGCAGCCTTCGTCTCGGTCCTGTGGCTTCCGTGATTATTAGTACTATCCTGGCTATGGCCTTCTTCCCACTTAAAACTGCCGCTTAATTTGTATCCAATTGTATATAATTTGGCATATTCCTTAATTTCCTTAGCCTCATTGTTTGCATGATTCGCCACCATGCAGTTGAAACTATTGTTGCCGGAATTATATCCTGGCATTCCATCCGTAAAAAGGAGTGCATACTTGCTGGAATTCGAACGTCCGCTTAATATAGAATTGGCTTCTTCTAACGCGTCGCCCATAGGTGTTCCGCCAGACGCATACTTGTTGCTGATGAAGCGATTGATGGCGTTCACGTTATTACTTGTATCCAGCGTATAAAATCCACTGTCCGTGATCGTCGGATTTGATCCCTCTGATCCCTGATACCATATCACGGCAATCTCGCTGATGGGCGATTTCTCTTTCGTCGTGTTCACAAAGGCTTTTGCCGCATCCTGTATGTCACTCAGTTTCTTGCCATTCTCCTGCATAGAGGAACTTGCGTCCAGCACGAGCACGATACTCGCCGCCTGCGCTGCGATTCCCTCTTCCCTGCCTTTGGTAGATGCTGACAGATCAATCTGGAATATCCGATCCGCTTCATTGACCACGCTGGCGGTTTTATCGCTCTCCAAATTCTTGACTGCTTCTTCCTTCTCCGTGTAGTTGACAATTTTTTGTCCTTCTGTCAGAGTTGTTCCATCAGACTGGTATAGGGCTGCCGTAATACTGCCGTCTTTGCCCCTTTCGACTTTCACCTTCCATTCTGCCGTTTCTCTTACATATCCATCCGCGGGTGCCGTTTCCGTCAACGTATACTCGCCAACCCGCAGGTTCTTAAAGGTAACTTTTCCGTCGCTATACGAAACCGCTTCATAATATATGGAAGAATCCTTATCATTCTTCAGCAGGAATTTTGCGCCAGCTACCGGATTGCCTTTTGAATTTACTTTATCAAAACTAAAATCGCAGAATGCTTTTTCCACCTGTACGACCGGCATTGCATATGTTGCCGTCTGCTGCAAGGATTCCTTATTTTCCTTATATTTAACCGTTGCGGTACTGTTTGAATAGAATCCCTCTTTGCCAGAACTGGTGGAATTTCCTTCCGCATCCGTACCTTCATCTCCAATATGTGGATATTCTCCATGTTCTATAAAGTAATCCGTTGCGGCGTCGGTCGGCTCCACATCAAAACTGATGCTATATGTCGCCCCCTCTTCCAATGCTTCTCCATTTAGGAGGCCGACGGATATCTTCTTTGTCAAGGAATTATAGTTCAGAGTGTAATCACTCTTCCCAAGCGTTGTCGTCCTTCCATCAGCCGTGGTCTTCTTTACCGTTGTTACCGGATTCCCTTCCTGGTCAAAATCATGAAACTGAACGTATTCGCTCAGAGTATCCTCAATAACCACGTTCTGATACGCTGGCGCGACAATTTGATTGATAATCTCCTGAAGCGCGCTTGCCATATTCGTTCCATCTTTGGCGTGGGCATTAATATTCTTGGCTGCAAGTTTATTTGCAAACTCTGTCATTCTTGTGCTGGTCTGGCTCGTCAGATATACCGAATAAATCTCGGCATCCTTTAAATAGCCAGAACCTGCAACTTCATTCACCGCGTTCGTAAGATTAGCACTGCTATAACTCTGTCCGCCGCCCGCTTCATATTCCTCGTATGGATAACGGTAACTTTTTTCATATCGATACGTAGGCTCGCCATCGGACAAGAACACTACGACTTTCTTATTCTCGCTTTCGGCTCTTGGCTCCAACTTCTTATCCGCATTGCGCATTGCCAGCTGCCAGTTGGTTCCTCCCTTTGTTCCCAGGCCTTCTATCTTCTGATTGAATCCACTTTTCCCATTATAGTCGACCCAGTCAGTACTAATATCTTTCCCTGTATAATCATCACTGCTAAAACTGATTGCTGCCACCCGGTTTACAGAATCCGAATCCGGCAATATCGTATCGACAAGAGTCGGAACCGTATTCTTAAGTGTCGGCATCAAGTTGAAATGATTAGCATCCGTCCGGCCGTTATCATTTAAGCCCATGCTTCCAGACTTATCAATTACAAGCAGTACATCTACGCCAGTCTTTTTTCCTCTCTTCCCGGTAACGTCAAGTGTCAGCGTATAATCCTTATTTTTCTCGTTATATTTGATACGCTTATTGTGTTCCGGCGCTCCCAAGCTGTTAACGCTAGTTCTCACAGAGCCGTTTGCATAATCTGTAAGTGATGGCTCATATTCCTGCCATGCAAGTGTAAACGTGGAAAAACTATCTGTAACAAACTCTGCCTTTTTCACCTTGCCGTTGTCTGTTGTTTCCACAGATGCTTTCGATCCGACATCCGCACCCATGTCGACAACCTTCTTTACCTGGCCCTTCCCATTTTCCTCCAGATGCATCACCGTTACGCCCAGGTCTTTCTCTGTTCCTTTCACCTCTTCTGGCATTACATCTTTCTTGTATTCCATCGTGACTTTCACATTGCCGTCTGGCTCGACTTCTTTCCCATCTTCATCAACAAAACTAATATCATAAGCCAGGAATCCTGCAATGCTGTAATTTTCATTCTTCGCCTTGTCCTTCAGTTTTTCTTCTACTTCTTTATACTGATCTTTGGTTTTCTTATCATCCGGAAGGACAGGAATGACCTTAAGTTTTGAATCCGCAGGTATGATGCCTTCTCTATTCGCGCTAACCATTACCGATACATTTTCATCTTCATATTGTAAGGTTGTTGCATCCTCAATGGGACCCGCCGTACCTGATATATCCGTTTTGCCTTCCGTCTCTTCTTCCTTTATCTCTCCTTCGGAAGAATTATTGCCATCCGCCGTCTCTTCTTCTGGTTTTGGCTCTTCCAGGTAGCATCCATAGATCGTGGAGCGTCTGCCCTCCATCTGAATCTTATCTGCCGAGCCATCATCTCTCAAAGCGATCTCAGCAAGATCATAATCGTCAATGTTGTCTATGCTCTGTCCGGCATTCTGCAATTCTGCGATCTTATCTGCCTTCTGCGTGATCTCTATGATTTCAGCCTGCTGATTTCCTGCGATAGAATTGGCTTCATTATAATAGAAGGTTCTTGCTTTCTTTACATCTGCAATCTGGTAATCCTTGGGCTCAAATGTGATCTTGACTTCACGCCCTGGTTCTGTTGGCACGCCATTTATTTTGAAGATAATATGATAGAAGAAGTATTCTCCCAGCATCTGCCCTTCGCCTATGGTCGTTTCCATCAACGCCTTTACTTCTTCAGAAATATTGGTTTCCACCGCTGCAACTTCCATTGAAACTTCGGAGGTGTCTGCCTCGAATGTCCCCTCCTGAAGATTCGCCGTTACGGTGCAGATAACTTCACCGTTCTCATCTTTCACTTCCTGCTTCAGTTCCATTGCATCCTGATGTACTGCCGTTCCATTCTCTATGTTTTCTATCGATGCCGCTGGCTGGCTTTCGCTTGCCTGTGTATCCGGCGCTATCTCCTGCACGGTCGCCCCATTCGTATCGCCGTTGCTCCCTGCATTGCTGTTGTCCGCGGCTTCTGATGCTTCGCTTCCTTGCTGCTCCATTGCGGGTTCTGCTGCCGCCCCTTCTGTCGTATTCACTTTGTCTATCTGACTCGCAGCAATTGGGCTACGTCCGTTAAACGCTACTCCTATAAGCAATACCACTACCACGAAAAACGCGAGCCATCTTTTTAACATTTTCATAACGCGTATTCCTCCAATTCCATCATAATTGCACGTTTTCTCATCTCTTTACCAATGTCTCGTTACCCGACTCGTCGTCTTTATCATTCAACGCTTCGTCTATCAGTTTAATCAGTTCCAGTGCTGACCGGAACGCAACCGTCTTATCCTCATCTACCCAGGTAATCAGTCCCTGCCAGCTGCTATGCTGCCTATGCTGTACGCGGATAATAAAAGTGCCGGCATCTCCATGATTCTCTAATATGTCTTCTTCTCGCATAACCTTTATCATCCTTTCTTCTCGTTCTGTCTTTTTTTCCGATATACGGAATGTCTTGTCATCCGTCCCTGGAAACGGGAATCTCAATCTATCAAAGAAACCTTCCAAATAGATGATCATCTCTTCCATGCATGAGATGTATATTGCCTCTTTGCTGTATGCGTGATAAATCCGGCCAATCGTCTCTCCATTCAGCCGCCTATCCACGCAGAGAATAACTCCGTTCGGAGAACCGATGTAGTATGTTCTTTTCTCCACCATTGTTTCTTCCTTCTATTATTTATTAAGGCGTTCCTAACCAGGCATTTCGTAAACATTTTCCGGCCGCTATGCGCTTTTACCTTTCGTCTATTTTAGCAGTCGCACAGACAAAAGAACCGACAAAAGTACGTGTGAAAAAAGGATTTTTACATAATTATCATTGACTTTAGCATTGTGAACTGATAAATGGATTTGGAATGCTCGTTCTGTTCCCGCTCATTGGAGGGGAAGTTCTTCCGGTGATGGCTGATCCCGGAAGAACTTCAGACGAGTTGCTAAAACCCCAGGTACAGGCTGGGATCGATTGCCACCCCATCTTCTTCCACCTGGAAGTGTAGATGGTTTCCTGTAGAATTGCCTGTCGTGCCCGACAGCCCTATCTGCTGCCCTTTCTCTACTTTCTGTCCTTCTTCAACATATATTTTGTCATGGTGCATGTACTTGGTGACCAGCCCATCCCCATGGTCAATTTCAACCATAAGGCCGGCTGTCCCCATCTCTCCGGCTAATGTTACGGTTCCTGCCGCGGCCGCATAGGTTGGGATATGGTAAGCGCCCGTTCCCATATCAATGCCCTTATGATATGTGCTTGCGCCTGCCTTTGGCGCGCTTCTGGGGCCGAAGCTGCTAGTCAGAGTCGAGCCGGGACAGGGATTTACAAATGTCCCCAAAAGCCCGTCAAACTCATCCAGCGTCATGCGGTCGAGCCTATATAGATCATATTTCTCCATCTGTCCAATCAGGCTCTGACTATACTGAATATCGGTTGCCCAACGGCTGCCCACCTTTATGGCAAATGTATTGGCATCTTCGACACCAAAAGTCAGATCCTTATATACCTCTTTTAATAGTTCCGTTCTATCTTCTATACATTCCGTATAAGTGTTATACACACGGAAGCCGGAAGTAATCATATAAGCGGATCCGTCACTGGCCTGCTCGCCAGTACGCATGTCTACGGTGCCCGCAGGGCCTGTTCCTTTGATTCCAAACAAATTATTATACTGGTATGCCAGATAGGATAAGCCTTTCCCTTCTTCTCCTCCCGGTCCGTACTTGCCAAATCCAGATTCCTGGATAATCTGGGCAATCGTAACAGATGCGGGATAGCCTGTCTCATCCTGGCACTTTAATGCCCCGATTATCATCTCCTGGGTGATGAAGGATGGCATATTGTCTAACGGAATCTCCATGTTATACTTTATCTTCTCCCGGTCATCCAGGAACTTCGCGGAAGGCCTGTAGCTTGCTGTGCTCTTTTCTCCCCCGTTTATCCTTGGCTGTACTTTTATGTTTCCACTTCCTGAAGGGGGTTGCCCGGGCACTTCTGTTCTTGTCCCACCCCCTGGTTCTGCTCCTGTATCCGGCTTTACTGGTTTCGTATCCTGGCCAGGTATCTCCCCTGTACCGGAGCCGCTTCCTTCATTTCCTTCCGTACCGGAGCCGCTTCCCTCATTTCCTTCCGTACCGGAGCCGCTTCCTTCATTTCCTTCCGTACCGGAGCCGCTTCCTTCATCTCCTTCCGTACCGGAGCCGCTTCCTTCATCTCCTTCCGTACCGGAGCCGCTTCCTTCATCTCCTTCCGTACCGGAGCCACTTCCTTCATTTCCTTCCGTACCGGAGCCGCTTCCCTCATTTCCTTCCGTACCGGAGCCGCTTCCTTCATCTCCTTCCGTACCGGAGCCGCTTCCTTCATCAGACTGCGCCGGTATATTTTGAGATTCTCCTTGGCTTATACTTCCTGGCTCTTCTTGTGCTGCCTGCGCCACATTCCCTGCATAATTGCCGGGAATCTGGGTTCCGATCAGGCAGACAGTAAGGCCTAGGATGGCTGACACCTTCTGTAATTTCATATATTCTTCATCTCCTCGCCGCTTTATCTTTCAGCATTATCCCATATAAATCTTGATTCTAATGTCATCATAGCAAAGCACTAATCAAAGGAAGAATCAAAAATCAACCAATTAAAAGGAGATTTTGACTTTTTTTATTGATTTCACTTTTCAGGCAGAAAAAAAGCCCCAGCTTCTCGCAATAACGAGGAGCGGAGCATTAAAAATATGCCTTGCACATCTATTATTCAATTTCACAAGTCACGCTGCTTACATAGTATTGAACCCCAGTACGCTGCCTCCCAATCAGAAAATTATTATTGATCCGCTTCTGGATCATGGCACAGTTCTCAATCGTCGTATTAACCAGCAGTACCAGGTACTGGCCTTTTCCATATCGATTGACCGCGTCTCCGTGGCGGATAGATGCACAGATCGCATCGCCCAGGCGGCGGGATAACTGTTCCAGCGGTTCTCCGTCCTTCATGGGGTTTCCTTTGCTGTCAATAATCGTGCATAACATCAGGTAGACGGACTGGCCTCCTCGATCCATCATCCGGGTCACCATGCGGTAGATTCCTTGGAATATAGGATAGGAGCACAGATACCCGCCGTATATATCCGTTCTGGATTCGGCAAGTTCTGTCTGTGTCTTGTCAAGCATTCCATAGGGATGCAGCATCTGTTCGCCTAATTGATCCAGCGAATCCATTAACTTCTGCGATGGCCGGATGCCTCTTTCTTTAAAGTAACGGTCAACGGTCTCTGCATATAAACTGCCAGCCTCCTCATATCTGCCCATTCCGATCAGCGCCTCCATAGTAAGACTCTCCCAATCGGAAAACGGCGCAATGCTGGACGCATATGTACCTAACTGCTCTAGTTGCAGGTAGTCCTGCCTGTCCCGGAGTATCTCTGCTGCTTTCTCCACGCATTGGCAGAACTGCTCTCGGTATCTCCTTGCTTCTGCGGCAGCCCACATGACACCGGCGTACATAGATAGGAATTCCCCTGTGTAACAATGGCATGCCTCAAGTAGAATTTGAAGTTTGGCATTTATGTCCTTTTCTTCCTGCGCTTCCTTGTACAGACGGTCGAACTCTGCAGCGTCCTCAACAACCAGTATATCATCGGTCCAATAGAACACGCCCTTTTCCATACGGATATAATTTGCTATTGGAAGACCGGCTTTTCTCAGTTTATTCTTAGCATTATAGATAACACTCTGCATTGTGTGATGGATATTCTTGATATCCCGGTCTCCGAACAGCATCTCTTCCAAACTTTCCCGGCTGACTCCATTTTTCCGGTTATGCAAAAGAATTTGCATCATATACGTAAATTGCGTCTCGCTTACCTTATTTCCCAATACAGATTCCCCGGCATAAATCATGGAAAAACTGCCAAACATCTTTACGTATAATACATTGTCTTTACTTTTATTCTGTTCCATTGGCACATCCCTTTTCAACTATTTTCCAATTGAGGCATCATCTTTGTATACTTTCCTAATGAACAGTATCATTATAACTAATTTACGGGAACGTTGCAATAAGTTGCGTACACCTATCTCCATATAATCAATGATTTTCTGTCAAATGACGCAATTATTGCTTTTTTTGTTTTCTATTCATGTCATTCGGTGCATATTCCTGATGCAGAGTCAAAAAAAGAGACAGTCTTCTGCCTATAGACCGTCTCTTTCATCAATATGCTTCTTATTTGCCCTGCATTTTCTTTATAACCTTCAGCCGCGTGAATTCTTCCCTTTCCTTTTCTTCCAGTGCGTTATTGATCGTATATACCAGATTGCTGTACATAGGGATAGTAATATTTTTAAGCGCATTGGCACGCTTCTGGGTCTTCTTGATGTTCGTCGCCAGCCGGTATGCCGCGTTCTCGACCATCGACAGTTTGATGGTCAGATCCTTTACCTCACGGAATGCCTCACGGACAATATCAATAGACTCATGCGTCGTACTGAATGAGTAGGTCAGGTCATTCTGCTTCGCGTCATACTTCACATATGGTATCTCCGTCCCCATGATACTGCGAGTCTGGATCCGGATGGAATCCTCGATCGGGACGGTAAATGCCAGTTCCTGAACCTTGCTGATTCCATGCTCTATATTGGCTCTCTGCAGGCATGCATAGGCTTTAGTAAAGGTGGTATCGATCTGTTCCTGTATATCTTTGGCCTCATCTATCAGGCTCATTAACTCTTTCAGCAGAATGTTGCGCTTCTTATCCATCAGGTCATATCCCTGGTGGGCAAGGGCAAGCGAATTCTTCGCAAGCATTAAGTTTCCTTTGGTTGGAAATTCCCGGGGATCCATATACCGACTTCCTTTCTGTCAAAATATCGCTTTATCCTTAAGCCTCCTGCGCCTCTTTCGGATAGTACTTATCGATCATCTTCGTATCGATACGGTCCAGTTCCTCTTTTGGTAGTAGTCCTAAAAGTTCCCACCCAAGATCTAGGGTATCCTGAATTGTACGGTTCTCGGTAGGTCCTTGGCCGATATAGCGGTGTTCGAACTCCTCTCCAAACTTCAGATACTGCTTATCGATAGGAGACAATTCATCCTCTCCGATAACAGAAGCCAGATTCCTGGCCTCGCCTACTTTTGCGTAGGCAGAGAAGAGCTGGTTTGCCAGATCCTGGTGGTCCTCCCTCGTGTATCCTTCTCCGATCCCATCCTTCATAAGGCGGGACAGCGACGGAAGAATGCTGATGGGCGGATAGATTGCCTGGCCATGCAGGCTACGATCCAGAACCACCTGGCCTTCCGTAATGTACCCGGTAAGATCAGGAATCGGATGGGTAATGTCGTCATTTGGCATGGTCAGAATCGGAAGCTGGGTCACCGAGCCGTTCGCCCCTTCCACAATTCCCGCACACTCATATATGGTGGCCAGTTCGCTGTACAGATAGCCCGGATATCCCTTTCTTGACGGAATCTCTCCTTTCGAGGATGACACCTCCCTCATCGCCTCCGCAAATGAAGTCATATCCGTCAGGATGACCAGGATGTGCATATTACACTCGAATGCCAGATACTCGGCAACCGTCAGCGCTACCTTCGGCGTGATCAGACGCTCTACTACCGGGTCATTGGCCAGGTTCAGGAACATGCAGACGTGATCAGACACGCCGCTTTCCTCGAAAGTCTTCTGGAAGAACTCGGCGACATCATGTTTTACGCCCATCGCTCCGAATACCACCGCGAACTCTCCTTCCGCATTGTCTCCCAGCGATGCCTGCTTTACTATCTGCGCGGCAAGCTGGTCATGAGGAAGGCCATTTCCAGAGAATATTGGCAGTTTCTGACCACGGATCAATGTCGTCAGCCCATCAATCGCGGATATGCCCGTACGGATATAGTTCCTCGGATATTCCCGACGAACCGGATTCAGAGGGAGCCCGTTTACATCCCGCCTGTCCGTCGAGGTAATCGGTCCCAGCCCGTCAATCGGCTCCCCGATTCCGTTAAACGTACGCCCCAGCATATCCGGCGATACCGCAACTTCCATCGGATGCCCGGTCAGTTTCGTATGAGTATTGGTAAGAGACATATTCTCCGTCCCTTCAAATACCTGTATAATAGCCTTGTCTTCGTCCAATTCTACGATACGGCCCATCTTTCTCGTGCTGCCTTCTACCACGAACTCTACAATCTCGTCGAAAAAGGCATCCTGTATGCCTTCCAGGACAACGAGAGGGCCGTTAATATTGCTTAGTCCAAGATATTCTATTGCCATGTCCGCTCCCTCCCTTATGCATTCTTCTCAATCACGCGATGGTAGAAATCATCAATATCCTTTTTATATAGATCCAGCAGCTGCAGATTGTCATTCGGCACATCGTACTTGATAGCAATCACTTTTTCATATATGCCTTCCGCCTTCAATACCGACATTGGCATTCCCATAGCCACCAGCTGTCTGGACTTCTTATACAGATACAGGATCACATCCATCATCTTGAACTGCTTCTCCATGGACACGCAGGTATCGTCCTTATGGAACGCATTCTGCTGCAGGAATCCCAACCGTATGACTTTTGCAATCTCAAGTACCAGTTTCTGGTCATCCGGAAGAACGTCCCCTCCGATCAGCTTTACAATCTCCATCAGGCTGCTCTCCTGATTTAGAAGAGCCATCAGGCGGTTCCTGTAATCTACGAACTTCGGCGATACATAATCGGAGTACCAGCCGCTTAAGTCATTCAGATATTCGCTGTAACTGGACAGCCAGTGGATTGCCGGAAAATGCCTGGAGTAAGCCAAAGATTTATCCAGCCCCCAGAAGCATCGGACAAATCGCTTCGTATTCTGCGTAACTGGCTCGGAGAAGTCTCCGCCTTGCGGGGATACTGCGCCGATAATAGATACGGATCCGGTCGATCCATTCAGCGTCTGCATCATGCCCGCCCGCTCATAGAACGCAGAAAGGCGGGATGCCAGGTATGCCGGGAATCCTTCTTCCGCCGGCATCTCTTCCAGACGTCCGGACAGTTCTCGCAGAGCCTCCGCCCACCTGGAGGTAGAGTCTGCCATAATCGCCACGTCATATCCCATATCCCGGTAGTATTCCGCCAGCGTAAGCCCTGTATAAATAGAAGCCTCGCGGGCCGCCACCGGCATGTTGGACGTATTGGCGATCAGCGTCGTCCGGTCCATCAACTGGTTGCCTGTTCTCGGGTCCACCAGCTGGGAGAATTCTTCCAGAACCTGCGTCATCTCGTTGCCACGCTCGCCACAGCCGATGTACACGATAATATCCGCGTCAGACCACTTTGCGATCTGATGCTGGGTCATCGTCTTTCCCGTTCCGAATCCCCCAGGGATTGCCGCTGTGCCTCCTTTGGCGATCGGGAACATGGTGTCCAGTATTCGCTGGCCGGTAATCAATGGCACGCTGGCCGGATATCTGTGGTGTACCGGCCTGGGCACGCGGATTGGCCACTTCTGCGTCATGGTCAATTCCTTCCTGCTGCCATCCAATAGTTCCATCGTCACGATCACGTCTTTAATTGTATACTGGCCATCCGGAACAGCCGAGATTACCGTACCTTCCAGGTCCGGCGGCACCATACATTTATGCAGGATCGCATGCGTCTCCTGAACCTCCGCGATTACCGTACCTCCATGTAG
This genomic interval carries:
- a CDS encoding DUF7604 domain-containing protein — protein: MKMLKRWLAFFVVVVLLIGVAFNGRSPIAASQIDKVNTTEGAAAEPAMEQQGSEASEAADNSNAGSNGDTNGATVQEIAPDTQASESQPAASIENIENGTAVHQDAMELKQEVKDENGEVICTVTANLQEGTFEADTSEVSMEVAAVETNISEEVKALMETTIGEGQMLGEYFFYHIIFKINGVPTEPGREVKITFEPKDYQIADVKKARTFYYNEANSIAGNQQAEIIEITQKADKIAELQNAGQSIDNIDDYDLAEIALRDDGSADKIQMEGRRSTIYGCYLEEPKPEEETADGNNSSEGEIKEEETEGKTDISGTAGPIEDATTLQYEDENVSVMVSANREGIIPADSKLKVIPVLPDDKKTKDQYKEVEEKLKDKAKNENYSIAGFLAYDISFVDEDGKEVEPDGNVKVTMEYKKDVMPEEVKGTEKDLGVTVMHLEENGKGQVKKVVDMGADVGSKASVETTDNGKVKKAEFVTDSFSTFTLAWQEYEPSLTDYANGSVRTSVNSLGAPEHNKRIKYNEKNKDYTLTLDVTGKRGKKTGVDVLLVIDKSGSMGLNDNGRTDANHFNLMPTLKNTVPTLVDTILPDSDSVNRVAAISFSSDDYTGKDISTDWVDYNGKSGFNQKIEGLGTKGGTNWQLAMRNADKKLEPRAESENKKVVVFLSDGEPTYRYEKSYRYPYEEYEAGGGQSYSSANLTNAVNEVAGSGYLKDAEIYSVYLTSQTSTRMTEFANKLAAKNINAHAKDGTNMASALQEIINQIVAPAYQNVVIEDTLSEYVQFHDFDQEGNPVTTVKKTTADGRTTTLGKSDYTLNYNSLTKKISVGLLNGEALEEGATYSISFDVEPTDAATDYFIEHGEYPHIGDEGTDAEGNSTSSGKEGFYSNSTATVKYKENKESLQQTATYAMPVVQVEKAFCDFSFDKVNSKGNPVAGAKFLLKNDKDSSIYYEAVSYSDGKVTFKNLRVGEYTLTETAPADGYVRETAEWKVKVERGKDGSITAALYQSDGTTLTEGQKIVNYTEKEEAVKNLESDKTASVVNEADRIFQIDLSASTKGREEGIAAQAASIVLVLDASSSMQENGKKLSDIQDAAKAFVNTTKEKSPISEIAVIWYQGSEGSNPTITDSGFYTLDTSNNVNAINRFISNKYASGGTPMGDALEEANSILSGRSNSSKYALLFTDGMPGYNSGNNSFNCMVANHANNEAKEIKEYAKLYTIGYKLSGSFKWEEGHSQDSTNNHGSHRTETKAADFLKNYLASSPEGDRTYAYTTDNTDGLTKIFEDIAGQIGDFYKISPEKIVDVIDARFELTEESNKKLEAMDGVTVKVNQDGTTTITWTKDAAVIGNAESTDPDNQPWSASFQVKAKDDFIGGNMVPTNGAASGIYISEDSTKLFPQPSVNVRLLSLDMEDKEITVYKGDSIKPEGFADELADTLKILELDQKTATDTGKPSYPELTESQKAELQEKGTITLGEDPSVKYVYPNTDEAVGYFVYTYKLSENPGGNMAEHVTDTAGERVEVYELNIQFIPYATADRGAMPELGGVLPPTQTGGTELNPDTDRLIAQGEYVVNVIAGEVQITKKLTETSDKDQTFIFTIKKDGLVYKTVTLTVPANATQATYAGEDLKNLARGEYLVAEALTDGYAIKEFSIGEGTNCKSSKNESEETATFTMGLNKAGKDVIAEADYESGILGQAIYTNEKVIKDWNIKKVSSSDPKLVLANAQFKLQSTTGSTAYYGKSDKTGIVKWYVNEDCTQALTGKIAADMYQLSEMKAPDGYAVSTDIWMVEVTKNGALKTITSDGKVIEGNREEGTTTIFFQFENDPVYALPEAGGPGIFWYTAGGTLLMILAGMLALYKNKKSEAVPRN
- a CDS encoding peptidoglycan DD-metalloendopeptidase family protein; this encodes MKLQKVSAILGLTVCLIGTQIPGNYAGNVAQAAQEEPGSISQGESQNIPAQSDEGSGSGTEGDEGSGSGTEGNEGSGSGTEGNEGSGSGTEGDEGSGSGTEGDEGSGSGTEGDEGSGSGTEGNEGSGSGTEGNEGSGSGTEGNEGSGSGTGEIPGQDTKPVKPDTGAEPGGGTRTEVPGQPPSGSGNIKVQPRINGGEKSTASYRPSAKFLDDREKIKYNMEIPLDNMPSFITQEMIIGALKCQDETGYPASVTIAQIIQESGFGKYGPGGEEGKGLSYLAYQYNNLFGIKGTGPAGTVDMRTGEQASDGSAYMITSGFRVYNTYTECIEDRTELLKEVYKDLTFGVEDANTFAIKVGSRWATDIQYSQSLIGQMEKYDLYRLDRMTLDEFDGLLGTFVNPCPGSTLTSSFGPRSAPKAGASTYHKGIDMGTGAYHIPTYAAAAGTVTLAGEMGTAGLMVEIDHGDGLVTKYMHHDKIYVEEGQKVEKGQQIGLSGTTGNSTGNHLHFQVEEDGVAIDPSLYLGF
- a CDS encoding BTAD domain-containing putative transcriptional regulator; amino-acid sequence: MEQNKSKDNVLYVKMFGSFSMIYAGESVLGNKVSETQFTYMMQILLHNRKNGVSRESLEEMLFGDRDIKNIHHTMQSVIYNAKNKLRKAGLPIANYIRMEKGVFYWTDDILVVEDAAEFDRLYKEAQEEKDINAKLQILLEACHCYTGEFLSMYAGVMWAAAEARRYREQFCQCVEKAAEILRDRQDYLQLEQLGTYASSIAPFSDWESLTMEALIGMGRYEEAGSLYAETVDRYFKERGIRPSQKLMDSLDQLGEQMLHPYGMLDKTQTELAESRTDIYGGYLCSYPIFQGIYRMVTRMMDRGGQSVYLMLCTIIDSKGNPMKDGEPLEQLSRRLGDAICASIRHGDAVNRYGKGQYLVLLVNTTIENCAMIQKRINNNFLIGRQRTGVQYYVSSVTCEIE
- a CDS encoding V-type ATP synthase subunit D, coding for MDPREFPTKGNLMLAKNSLALAHQGYDLMDKKRNILLKELMSLIDEAKDIQEQIDTTFTKAYACLQRANIEHGISKVQELAFTVPIEDSIRIQTRSIMGTEIPYVKYDAKQNDLTYSFSTTHESIDIVREAFREVKDLTIKLSMVENAAYRLATNIKKTQKRANALKNITIPMYSNLVYTINNALEEKEREEFTRLKVIKKMQGK
- a CDS encoding V-type ATP synthase subunit B, which gives rise to MAIEYLGLSNINGPLVVLEGIQDAFFDEIVEFVVEGSTRKMGRIVELDEDKAIIQVFEGTENMSLTNTHTKLTGHPMEVAVSPDMLGRTFNGIGEPIDGLGPITSTDRRDVNGLPLNPVRREYPRNYIRTGISAIDGLTTLIRGQKLPIFSGNGLPHDQLAAQIVKQASLGDNAEGEFAVVFGAMGVKHDVAEFFQKTFEESGVSDHVCMFLNLANDPVVERLITPKVALTVAEYLAFECNMHILVILTDMTSFAEAMREVSSSKGEIPSRKGYPGYLYSELATIYECAGIVEGANGSVTQLPILTMPNDDITHPIPDLTGYITEGQVVLDRSLHGQAIYPPISILPSLSRLMKDGIGEGYTREDHQDLANQLFSAYAKVGEARNLASVIGEDELSPIDKQYLKFGEEFEHRYIGQGPTENRTIQDTLDLGWELLGLLPKEELDRIDTKMIDKYYPKEAQEA